A single window of Nocardioides kongjuensis DNA harbors:
- the mobF gene encoding MobF family relaxase, with the protein MGKGSSGRGVIGVHGGVKFYRGSPKAARTYVERDRSRADDYYLGEGTGVATRLIATRDGVAEAPTMDGETYETWVAGIDIETGAPKGLLRTGVDGLRFLEVVVNGPKTWSLAAALHPKISEALDAAQDRAAVEIVGWVAQHATTRIGPRGRQVQVPVERVEAAVIRHHTSRAGDPHRHLHLQVNARVFAAGRWRGIHSVGFRDSINAINGIGHAAVATDPDFRSALARHGFTLDPVTAEIRELAPYVGAFSARTNQIRRNLDAYEAEWRRTHPGQEPGPMLHEAWDRRAWAQARPDKVIPVEGSELVARWNEELVALSYRDPAEAVGVAGTLPGRIDRDASADLVISRLGVKQSAWNSADIRGQVEVLLAQAGLIAEGRARRELAEDVTARAATRCVRLVTAPGVPEHVRSFTSPRVLDVEAALIRSLTARSAKPARAARQNVLAPGRLDPDQRAVVAALAGTARLVVVEGAAGSGKTTTLRLTQRLLGERGHRLLVVTPTLKAAQVAAAETGADGHSAAWLIHQHGWRWDADGHWTREPTTSPAASSAHGALLEYGDLLLVDEAGMLDQDTATALLTLADENGARIAFVGDRHQLPAVGRGGVLDHAVAWAHPTAVVTLDNIHRFADPEYGVLTIRMRTGDDPGAVFDELLRRGQVVIHPSEVERTAALADVGARGELVVADRRDHVTDLNAAIRDHPARTRSKIDTSDDSDLLPWRGGVTTVTGEVIGIGDRVATRRNDPNLRVANRQTWTVAGIGDDGSLTLTPTGGGRCGAGQDRVVPAPYASRFVELAYATTVHGAQGDTVATAHVAITDTTGAAAAYVAMTRGRDTNTAHLVADSVEDARRQWTDVFDRDRADLGPAHARTRAINDIDRYGPNTAGRGNRPLPPPTLRPSPSAGNLGIGI; encoded by the coding sequence ATGGGCAAGGGATCGAGCGGGCGCGGGGTGATCGGCGTGCATGGCGGGGTGAAGTTCTACCGCGGGTCACCCAAGGCTGCCCGCACGTACGTCGAGCGCGACCGGTCCCGTGCCGACGACTACTACCTCGGTGAAGGCACCGGCGTCGCCACCCGCCTGATCGCGACCCGCGACGGCGTCGCCGAAGCTCCCACGATGGACGGCGAGACCTACGAGACGTGGGTCGCAGGGATCGACATCGAAACCGGCGCACCGAAGGGCCTCCTCCGTACCGGCGTTGACGGCCTGCGGTTTCTCGAGGTCGTCGTGAATGGCCCCAAGACGTGGTCGTTGGCCGCTGCGCTACACCCGAAGATCTCCGAAGCACTCGACGCGGCACAGGACCGGGCCGCGGTCGAGATCGTCGGATGGGTCGCGCAGCACGCGACCACTCGCATCGGGCCGAGGGGACGGCAGGTTCAGGTGCCGGTCGAGAGGGTCGAGGCCGCGGTGATCCGGCATCACACCTCGCGCGCCGGCGACCCGCACCGCCACCTCCACCTTCAAGTGAACGCACGGGTGTTCGCGGCCGGCAGGTGGCGTGGCATCCACTCGGTCGGGTTCCGCGACTCGATCAACGCGATCAACGGCATCGGCCACGCCGCAGTCGCGACCGACCCTGACTTCCGCTCTGCACTCGCGCGTCACGGCTTCACCCTCGACCCGGTGACCGCCGAGATCCGTGAACTCGCCCCCTACGTCGGGGCGTTCAGCGCCCGCACCAACCAGATCCGCCGCAACCTCGATGCCTACGAAGCCGAGTGGCGCCGAACGCACCCCGGGCAGGAACCCGGACCCATGCTGCACGAGGCCTGGGACCGGCGAGCGTGGGCGCAAGCCCGCCCCGACAAGGTCATCCCCGTTGAGGGCAGCGAGCTCGTCGCCCGGTGGAACGAGGAGCTCGTGGCACTCAGCTACCGGGACCCTGCCGAAGCCGTCGGTGTTGCGGGAACGCTGCCGGGACGGATCGACCGCGACGCCTCTGCGGATCTCGTGATCTCCCGCCTGGGGGTGAAGCAGTCGGCGTGGAACAGCGCCGACATCCGCGGCCAGGTCGAGGTCCTCCTCGCCCAGGCCGGTCTCATCGCCGAGGGTCGTGCTCGTCGCGAGCTGGCCGAGGACGTCACTGCCCGCGCAGCGACCCGATGCGTGCGGCTCGTGACCGCGCCCGGCGTACCCGAACACGTCAGATCCTTCACCTCGCCGCGGGTACTCGACGTCGAAGCCGCGCTCATCCGCTCCCTCACTGCCCGCAGCGCGAAGCCGGCACGCGCCGCCCGCCAGAACGTCCTGGCCCCCGGACGGCTGGACCCCGACCAGAGGGCTGTCGTCGCAGCGCTCGCCGGCACCGCCCGTCTCGTCGTCGTCGAAGGAGCCGCCGGAAGCGGGAAGACCACCACCCTACGGCTCACCCAACGGCTACTCGGCGAGCGCGGTCACCGGTTGCTCGTCGTCACCCCCACGTTGAAGGCGGCGCAGGTCGCCGCCGCAGAGACCGGCGCCGACGGGCATTCTGCTGCCTGGCTGATCCACCAACACGGCTGGCGATGGGACGCCGACGGCCACTGGACGCGCGAACCCACCACCTCCCCCGCCGCCTCGAGCGCCCATGGGGCACTGCTCGAGTACGGCGACCTGCTGCTCGTCGACGAAGCCGGGATGCTCGACCAGGACACTGCCACCGCACTGCTCACCCTCGCCGACGAGAACGGGGCGCGGATCGCATTCGTCGGCGACCGCCACCAGCTCCCCGCCGTCGGCCGTGGCGGCGTGCTCGACCACGCCGTCGCCTGGGCGCATCCCACCGCAGTCGTCACGCTCGACAACATCCACCGGTTCGCCGACCCCGAGTACGGCGTCCTCACGATCCGGATGCGCACCGGCGACGACCCCGGTGCCGTGTTCGACGAACTCCTCCGTCGTGGGCAGGTGGTCATCCATCCCAGCGAGGTCGAACGCACCGCCGCCCTCGCCGATGTCGGAGCCCGCGGCGAGCTCGTGGTGGCCGACCGACGCGACCACGTCACCGACCTCAACGCTGCCATCCGCGACCACCCCGCAAGGACCCGTTCGAAGATCGACACGAGCGACGACTCCGATCTATTGCCGTGGCGCGGGGGCGTGACGACCGTGACCGGCGAGGTCATCGGAATCGGCGACCGCGTCGCCACCCGACGCAACGACCCCAACCTCCGGGTCGCGAACCGGCAAACGTGGACGGTCGCCGGGATCGGCGACGATGGCAGCCTGACACTGACGCCAACCGGCGGCGGCCGTTGCGGAGCAGGGCAGGACCGAGTCGTGCCGGCGCCGTACGCCAGTCGCTTCGTCGAACTGGCCTACGCCACCACCGTCCATGGCGCCCAGGGCGACACGGTCGCCACCGCTCACGTCGCGATCACCGACACCACCGGCGCAGCAGCGGCGTACGTCGCCATGACCCGCGGCCGCGACACCAACACCGCCCACCTCGTCGCCGACTCCGTCGAGGACGCCCGCCGCCAATGGACCGACGTCTTCGACCGCGACCGCGCCGATCTCGGCCCCGCCCACGCACGCACCCGAGCGATCAACGACATCGATCGCTACGGCCCCAACACCGCCGGGCGTGGCAACCGCCCGCTTCCTCCCCCGACGCTGCGCCCCTCGCCGTCCGCGGGAAACCTCGGGATCGGCATCTGA